Proteins from a single region of Sebastes umbrosus isolate fSebUmb1 chromosome 8, fSebUmb1.pri, whole genome shotgun sequence:
- the LOC119492431 gene encoding interleukin-1 beta-like produces the protein MESEMTCNVSEMWSPKMPEGLDFEISHHPLTMKRVVNLIFAMERFKGGRSETVQGTGFRDEDLLNIMLENLVEEEIVFGCESAPPAQITWTGEEQCSITDGEKRSLVQVQNSMELHAVMLQGGGGTTKVHLNMSTYLHPTPRVLGRTVALGIRGTNPNLYLCCRKNGANPTLHLEAVENKSLLSGLGASISPDSDMVRFLFYRQDTGVNITTLMSVAHPDWFICTAEQDNKPLEMCMESANLYRTFNIREEA, from the exons atggaatCCGAGATGACATGCAACGTGAGCGAGATGTGGAGCCCCAAGATGCCCGAGGGACTGGACTTTGAGATTTCCCATCATCCACTGACAATGAAGCGCGTGGTCAACCTCATCTTCGCCATGGAGAGGTTTAAGGGCGGCCGCTCAGAAACCGTGCAGGGCACTGGATTCAGAGATGAAGACCTGCTCAACATCATGCTGGAGAACCTGGTGGAAG AGGAAATTGTGTTCGGGTGTGAATCAGCTCCACCAGCTCAGATCACCTGGACGGGCGAGGAACAGTGCAGCATCACCGACGGCGAGAAGAGGAGCTTAGTTCAGGTCCAAAACAGCATGGAGCTCCACGCAGTGATGCTGCAGGGAGGCGGTGGCACCACAAAAG TTCACCTGAACATGTCGACCTACTTGCACCCTACACCCAGAGTTCTGGGCAGAACTGTGGCTCTGGGCATCCGGGGCACAAATCCAAATCTCTACCTGTGTTGCCGCAAGAATGGTGCCAATCCAACCTTGCATCTGGAG GCGGTGGAGAACAAAAGTCTGTTGAGTGGATTGGGTGCGAGCATCAGCCCGGACAGCGACATGGTGCGATTTCTCTTCTACAGACAGGACACCGGGGTGAACATCACCACCCTCATGTCTGTCGCCCACCCTGACTGGTTCATCTGCACAGCAGAGCAGGACAACAAGCCGTTGGAAATGTGCATGGAGTCCGCCAACCTCTACCGGACCTTCAACATCCGAGAGGAGGCTTAA